Proteins from a genomic interval of Indicator indicator isolate 239-I01 chromosome 1, UM_Iind_1.1, whole genome shotgun sequence:
- the TMEM272 gene encoding transmembrane protein 272 gives MTAGLEKACHRCISKIASNACFIFGLLAFLALPLSMTFIGMKFLEDCPVQPLIPLYLLVGGVTGSLKVTLLLYDSTRMRQLLSKSVVIDDDDDDEYPWRQNAHKYYIHLTLSLFLFLWFILGNYWVFSVYLPNFIPPFHQPQDYCDKTLYIFAVGVLIISHTVLFLLVFCSCCIYCFSRQRHSSEED, from the exons ATGACTGCTGGCCTAGAGAAAGCCTGCCACCGCTGCATATCTAAAATCGCCAGCAATG CATGCTTCATATTTGGGCTCCTTGCTTTCCTTGCCTTACCACTGTCCATGACTTTTATAG GAATGAAGTTTTTGGAAGATTGCCCAGTTCAGCCACTAATTCCATTATATCTGTTGGTGGGTGGTGTGACTGGCAGCTTAAAG GTGACTCTCCTGCTGTACGACTCAACCAGGATGAGGCAGCTGCTTTCCAAGTCTGTTGtgattgatgatgatgatgacgatgAGTATCCCTGGAGGCAGAATGCTCACAAGTACTACATCCATCTaaccctcagccttttcctctttctctggtTTATTCTTGGGAACTACTGGGTTTTTTCTGTGTACCTGCCAAATTTTATCCCACCTTTCCATCAGCCTCAGGATTACTGTGACAAAACGCTGTACATTTTTGCTGTTGGTGTTCTCATTATTAGCCATACTGTTCTCTTTCTCCTTGTCTTTTGTAGCTGTTGCATATATTGTTTTTCCAGGCAAAGGCACTCTTCTGAGGAAGACTAA